In Alkalicoccobacillus plakortidis, the genomic stretch GGTCCAAGTACAACTGGTTTTGTATCAATATCTAACTCAGTTTTCGCCTCTTTATATAAATCCAACACACGATTATGTACGAGTGATGTTGGTGCTGAAGTAATTTCAGGTACGATATAGTGATAGTTAGTGTTGTACCACTTTGTCATTTCAGATGCGACTGCTGAATCGGTACCACGTGCGATAGCAAAATACGTATCTACATCTACTTCGCCGCCGTTGTATTCAAAACGATCTGGTACTAGTCCAAATGAAACGGCTGTGTCTAATACATGATCATATAGACTAAAGTCACCTACTGGAATTAAGTCAATCCCTGCCTCTTTTTGTTTCTTGATGTTAGAAAGTCGAATGTCTTTAAGAGAATCAAGTAGCTCAGTTTCAGAGATGTTTTTCGCCCAATAGTTCTCTAAGCTTTTTTTCCACTCTCTTTTTTCACCAATTCTTGGATATCCAATGTTTGAACTTCTTACCTTTGGCATGTTCTCACTCACTCCTCATATAGTCTCTCAACTTAACAAACTCTAATCACAAACCACCTAAGCAGATCACTCCAAGGGAATAGAAAATGCCTCCTTCTATTAAAAGAAAGAGGCATTGAACAATCTCAATAAACGTTCCCCTTATCTTTCAAAGTGTTTCCACCTTGCTTGGATTTAGCACCTTTTCATTTTCTGAATGGTTGCTGAAGCTTCATCGGGCCAGTCCCTCCGCCTCTCGTTATAAGAGCATTTCACTATGTTATGTTGAATTGAATCTACTTTAGCATGAGATAATCCTCTATGTCAAAACAATTTTGAAAGTTTGCTCTTATTCGTCATTATTTGCATTCATCCTATAACTTGTGGGAAAATCAAATAGCTTTACTATTAATCTATGAAAGGTGTGAACCTATGAGCGAGGAACAAACTACTCAGCCTACTTATAACACAAGGGCTAAAGTAGGACTCATTTTAGGACCATTGCTATTTCCTGGCATACTTTTTAATCCCGTCCAGTCAATTAGAGCATGCACCTAGATTTGTACTTGCTATTACTCTTTTAATAGCTACATTCTGGGTTACTGAAGCCATACCAATGGCTGTTACATCATTAATTCCACTAATTGTTATTCCATTAGTTGGAGCTGCGGACATTGATACTATTGCCGCATCTTACAGTAGTCCGACAATATTCATGTATGGTGGAGGCTTTGTTATTGCGATTGCGTTGCAAAAATGGAACCTACATAGAAGAATTGCCTTAAACATAATTGATATGATTGGAACCGAGAGTCAACGGATTATTCTAGGGATTATTATATCAACAGCATTTTTATCATTATTTGTATCAAACGCTGCAACCGCTTTAATGATGCTTCCAGTTGCTCTCGCGTTGATCTCAGAGGTAAAAGAAAAAGAAATTCTAACTGGTAAAAGCTTAAGTCATTTCTCAAAAAGTATATTACTAGCTGTTGCCTATGCCGCAACAATTGGGGGGCTTGCTACTTTAGTAGCGGCTGTACCAAATGCCATTTTTGCTGAAATTGCGAGAACGCAGCTTGATCGTACTGTTGCTTTTTATGAGTGGTTACTCTTTGCAGGACCAGTTGCGTTGCTTATTCTGATTTTTCTATACTTCTATCTGACAAAAATGAAATTTAAAGTTGATTCAGGTAGTCAGAATCAAACGATTGATTTCATTAAGGAAGATAAAAAGAGTCTTGGGAAGATGTCTAGGGATGAAATTTGGGTTGCGATAATTTTCGGGATAACTGTGTTTTTATGGGTTTTCAAATCACTTGTATTCCCAGAAAACATCGCTGCTAATATGCATGATGGAGCCATCTCTATTTTTGGCGCCGTATCCCTTTTCTTTATACCCAGCACTAAAAAAGGTGAAAGAATATTAGAATGGCGCGACCTAAAAGAGCTACCGTGGAATGTGTTAATCCTTTTTGGTGGTGGACTAGCCCTTGCATCTAGCTTTGGAGCTTCCGGTTTAAACGACTGGATTGGCGACACGCTACAATTGCTTGAAAATTTCACCCCATTCATTATTATTTTGTTATTAGTCGTTATTGTATTATCTATTACAGAAATATTGTCTAATACTGCCGTAGCCAATCTTGTGCTTCCGCTTTGTGTAGGTTTAGGAATCGCTGTTGGTATGGATCCATTAGTTCTTATGGCAGCCGCTGCCCTATCTGCCGGTTCATGTTACATGCTACCTGTTGCAACACCTCCTAATACAGCCGTTTTTAGTGCGGGTGTACTAGATGTTGCCGATATGGCCAAAGCTGGCGTCTGGTTGAACATATTCTCGGTAATTGTGATTACCCTTGCCGTATACTTCTGGATGCCAATTGTATTTGGACTGTAATTAATTTTAGCTATATGAAGAGCCGAACCAGAAAATGGTTCGGCTTTTTTTTAGTGCCTCTACTGGTTAATCTTCTTCAAGTACTGGTATTTCATTTTGCTGATGCAGCTTGGCAAAATAAAGCAAGTGATGGACCATCTTTTTCACTTGTGTCATCGTGAACTCATGCTTATGTCCTTCTGCTTCAATAAATGAAGGTCCAGGACCAGCTTCTCCTAGCCAATAGGTTGCAGTCTCTGGAGGCATGGTAAAGCCAATATGAGATAGACCAAACACCACAGAGGCGATTGCATGTTTTGCACCATCCTCGTTGCCTGTTACAACCACACCACCAACTTTATTATAGAAAAAAGGTTGCCCCTTTTCATTTGTCATACCATTGCTGCCATATAAGCGTTCCATCACCTTAGTAGCAATACTAGATTTCTCTCCGATCCAAAGTGGCGTTCCAATGACAACAATGTCAGCCGCTTTTAGTTTTTCGATAATTTGTGGCCACTCATCACCTTCACCCGCATCGTCAACAATTCCATAAGCAACGTTATAATCAGCGACACGAATACTTTCTGTCGTGACATCGTGCTGCTCAAGACGAGATGATACCTCATTCATCAACGCTTCGGTATTTGATTGACCTTCTGAGCTCTTTTTTAGAGAGCAATTTAAAAATAGTGCATGAATAGACATATACATTTCTCCTTTATGTTAGCTACTCTTTCTATTACCTTTTAAAAAGTTGCTAAAACCATAAAAAAAGACAGGGAAATTGTTTCCTCCCTGTCTTTAATAAAGCTTGCCTATTTACCAGGCTGCTACTTCACCGTCTGTTCGATGCTCAGTTCCACCTGCTAACACACCTGTTTTTGGATCGCGCCAAATGATTTGACCTCGTCCGAATCCACCTTCATCCACGGCGATTTCTATTTGATGTCCCTTAGCTACTAGTGCTCTTGTAATCTCAATTGGGAAACTAGCCTCAACCTGTACCTTTTTCCCGTTTGTCCAAAGCCACCTTGGAGCATCAAGAGCTGCTTGAGGATTCAAACCAAAATCAATCGTGTTCATGATTACCTGTACATGGCCCTGAGGCTGCATGAATCCACCCATTACTCCAAATGGACCTACTGCTTCATTTCCTTTTGTCAAAAATCCCGGAATAATTGTATGATAGGTTCTGCGTCCTGGCTTCAGATAGTTGTGATGCTTTTCATCTAGTGAGAAATTATGACCTCTGTTCTGCATCGCAATGCCAGTACCAGGAACAACTATGCCAGAGCCAAAGCCCATATAGTTACTTTGGATAAAAGATACCATATTTCCATCCCCATCAGCTGCGGCCAAATAAACCGTCCCCCCAGAAGGTGGTGTTCCTGGCTCAGGTGTAATCGCTTCTTCCCCAATTAATGCTCGTCTCTCTGCAGCATATTCATCAGAAAGCAACACATCCTTAGAAACCTTCATTTCTCTTGAATCCGTGATAAAAGCCATACCGTCCACAAATGCTAGCTTCATAGCTTCAATTTGTTTGTGATAGGTATCAACAGAATCTTTCCCTTGAAAATCAAAACCTTTAAGGATATTTAATGCTTCAAGCGCAATTAAACCCTGCCCATTAGGTGGAATTTCCCACACATCGTAGCCTTTATATTCAGATTTTATTGGCTCAACCCATTCAGGCTTATATGCAGCCAGATCTTCTTTTGTTAGATGGCCTTTGTGTTCAGCAAAAAAAGCATCAATTTCATCAGCAATTTCACCTGTATAAAAAGCCTCTGCGTTTGTTTCAGCAATTAAGCGTAATGTTTTGGCGTGACCTGGTGATTTCCAAATCTCTCCTTCTTTTGGTGCTTGCCCATTTGGTGTAAAGGTCTCAAACCAATGCTTAAACTCATCGCCAGTAAGTTTTGTACGGAAGCTTTTTGCTGCCTTTGCCCAATACTTAGCAAGAGTTGGTGAAACCGGATATCCATTCTCTGCATAATCAATAGCTGGTTTTAAGACTTCTTTTAAAGAAAGCTTGCCAAACTTATCTGAAAGCTCTGCCCATCCACGTGGTGTTCCTGGAACTGTAACTGGCAGTACGCCATACGTTGGAAGTTCATCTGTATAACCCGCTTTTTTTACGGCCTCTGGAGTTAATCCCATTGGCGCCTGTCCACTTGCATTTAAACCATGCAACTTACCATCAGTCCATACTAAGGCAAACGCATCTGAACCAATTCCGTTAGAGGTCGGTTCTACTACGGTTAAACATGCAGCCGTTGCAATAGCGGCGTCAATTGCATTTCCACCAAGCTTTTAAAATATCTAGCCCAGCTTGTGCAGCCAAGGGCTGAGAGGTTGCCACCATTCCTTTTTTTCCATACACGACATTTCGTTTTGATGCATAAGGATACGCTAAATCTGTCACTGTCTTCACTCCAATAGATTAATTGTTTCTAACATATGTATGATTAAAGTATAGAGGGTTCAATCGAATTTGTCCAAATTGCGAAACAGTTCTAACAAAATGAAAGAGCTAGTGAAGAAAATAAAAACGAATAAAAACGACGACCAATCTCATATTAGGATTGATCGTCGTTCTTCTCAAGATATGTTGTAACAACAGAGGTATCTCCAAATCTCTTCATCCAAATCTAAAAATTCTTCATTGCTCCGGGAAGAATTCGATTAACTGCTAATAAACGACTGCTGCTAAGAGCAAGAAGTAATGAGCAAACAAGTAAAACAAGATCTAATTCAAATCCACCTAGAAATCCTGAGTCTAGTTTCACTTGGATAATAGCTGTAGCCATAATGATAGCGAAAATGATGCTGACTAATCGAGTAAATAATCCAATAATTAAAGCGAGTCCTCCAAGTATTTCAGCAAATGTAACTAGATAAGCAAGAAATCCAGGAAAGCCCATCCCCTCGAACATACCTACTGTTTGTTCAATACCACCATTAAACTTGTCTAATCCGTGAACCAGGAACGTAATTCCCAACACAATCCGTAACAAAAGTAATCCAATTTCAGTTTTCATTTTTTAACAATTCCTTTCTAACAATAATATCTGCTAGTTTCCTATAGCTGTTTAGAAAATAAAAGTACGCACCTTTATGTAACATAGTTTCTTTTTTATACTAATTGATTTATAAGCCTTCGGATACACAGTCAGAAATCTTTACATTATTTTTATAGATTCTTTGTAGAAATTACTCATTTTTTTGATACCATTTAGATAGAGACAGTTAGTTAATCTACTTGTCTACTATAATAAAAACCAATGGAGGTAGTTTATGGATAGCTTGTTAACTTGGCGATCGTCGAAGGTTCTTTCGGTTTTCGCAGCATTGTTTTTGATCTTCTCATTCACTAATCAAGCCCAAGCAAATGAGGAGCTTGGATCTTACCATTTTACATACAAACGATATTCATGCAACGTTTGATGAGTATGCAAAAGTATCTGCTTATGTAAAGCAACAACGCGAGGCATCCGATCATTTCCTATATCTTGATGCCGGAGATGCAGTAAGTGGAAACCCAGTAGTTGACCTAAATAAAGGGAAACCAATTTATGAAGTATTTAATTTAGCTGGTGTGGATGCTTTTACCATCGGAAACCACGAGTTTGATTTTGGCCAAGAAGCATTTTCAGAAAATATGGCACTATCTGAATTTCCGTGGTTAGCTGCAAATATGGATGTTGGTGATACAGATGTAGAGCAAACAAAGCCATATGAGATATTTGACGTTAATGGACTTTCAGTGGCCATTTTCTCAATCACTCAAGCACCACCTGCAACAGCTCCAGCAAATACTGTTGGCCTAGAGTTTGACGGAAATTATGCAGAAGTTGCAAAGAGCTATCAAACTGAACTAGAAGAGCAAGCAGATGTAATTGTTGCTTTGACTCACGTTGGATTTGATTATGACAGACGACTAGCTGAACAAGTTGATTACTTTGATGTAATTATTGGCGGACATTCACACACAACTCTTAATGCTCCAAATGTGGTCAATGGCACTCCAATCGTTCAGACTGGATCAAACTTGAACAATGTTGGAAAAGTAACACTTACGTATGATCAAGCAACAGATAGTATTACAAATACATCCGGTAGCCTTGTATCCGTTTCTTCGTTAACAGATATTGATGAAGACGTACAAGCTGTGATTGATGGGTACAACGAAGATATGGAAGACCTTCTTGGTGAAGTTGTAGGAACCTCTACTAACGGATTAACTAGAGATGGTCGTTTTAATGGCGATGCTCCTCTTGGAAACTTCTGGACAGATGCAATGCGTGATATGGCAAACAGCGATATTGCCTTTACAAACAACGGTGGAATCCGTGCTAGCATTGATGCTGGTGAAGTGACATTAGGAAATATTTATCAAATTGAGCCTTTTGCCAATGAAGTGATGGTATATGAGATGACAGGTCAAGCAATCAAAGATGTGCTTGCTTACTCCTACTCTCGTGATAACCGAAATGAAATTGATTTACAAGTTTCAGGCTTAAACTACAACATTTTGACTGGACCTACAGGAAGTTATCAAGATGTTACCTTAACAATTAATAATGAACCCCTTAACTTAGATGAAACATATACTGTAGCCGT encodes the following:
- a CDS encoding flavodoxin family protein; protein product: MSIHALFLNCSLKKSSEGQSNTEALMNEVSSRLEQHDVTTESIRVADYNVAYGIVDDAGEGDEWPQIIEKLKAADIVVIGTPLWIGEKSSIATKVMERLYGSNGMTNEKGQPFFYNKVGGVVVTGNEDGAKHAIASVVFGLSHIGFTMPPETATYWLGEAGPGPSFIEAEGHKHEFTMTQVKKMVHHLLYFAKLHQQNEIPVLEED
- a CDS encoding DoxX family protein produces the protein MKTEIGLLLLRIVLGITFLVHGLDKFNGGIEQTVGMFEGMGFPGFLAYLVTFAEILGGLALIIGLFTRLVSIIFAIIMATAIIQVKLDSGFLGGFELDLVLLVCSLLLALSSSRLLAVNRILPGAMKNF